Proteins encoded together in one Vanessa cardui chromosome 19, ilVanCard2.1, whole genome shotgun sequence window:
- the LOC124537790 gene encoding protein kibra isoform X1, which yields MCPLRRALTMWSQPPPPEPELEPTFRARAASVDTHTWCRGCFGARHLARMVRNEPPEYGVCVDPTSARPAGLCVRDEPQYQNLDELRKRPEYANLDEISREYGYRLCPEGQNLEDEAIYENILSVRQIRSAEVRLVPVSEVPYYEGQGYVATQVLSRNGTFPQCPPHTWSRLQHAGRMTGSLRLFTAKREMYDVKKQRLCLAQDEYKHLNNALSTLAASRTSLCSSTTSVTTTSTTSRHDPELLRSEVTQARGRVAQLRKELRQARAEVACARRGVDTLAEVEQKLSSQQGCYNITEAQAIMTELKNVQKSLTSGEKERADLMQSLAKLKDDLTRLQLADASPDLSTLSLPQEKLSTASQTDLCADLVPIGTRLAEMARVRLQYDEARKRIQQIQQQLADLEDKVQPGQAESDKDRLLLFQEKEQLLRELRSITPRTRSKQEMSDIQSECKRLEQDLKNAFEMSNKCIADRLRLHEEKQLLLQQLKDALTSMTTLEGQLKTLSASTLSVSSSSSLGSLSTASSKGSLSSGISFTDIYGGPQIASTFQADKPIDMVDLHRRVERLLRGASFPDSATPGASSSPSQPSLSPRSSLSSASPPPPPPSYNQVERQRRQQRELEEKLAEMRIGVATGLNEVTGLSTIPVQLQGPGRPCEPLSPISETPPPPLSPRTPSSSGTNTRSVSAAVSDESVAGDSGVFEAAQAGDAANAVNSAQIEIKLRYCSDESALEIGILRARNLHALYIDMETEVAVRGALVMGGGGGIAFSTTALAWRGATLLWRKNQRASLGPRALRAATLQLNLAAGAECLGCTQVSLADFDPDTVSQKWYNVLSFRSMRRDESSDESTVISSQTSTLTRNRGPESMTSAECNVDCENSASEDEESREPLNQIVEEDSFEDYIPEEEITLEDEYLHPATAEKETNTECNFCPEGARQLHRRKSQQVSSNPEESLATIKRSQTFSPQPQSISKGQYICRLNRSESDSSMAQYARRGALQPPPVGIPFDRSVRERRSLRCVLFKIFYNFIFFILFYKDLQRYYTKNLH from the exons ATGTGTCCGTTGCGGCGGGCGCTCACTATGTGGTCCCAGCCGCCGCCTCCCGAGCCGGAGCTCGAGCCAACCTTCCGCGCCCGTGCCGCTTCCGTCGATACTCACACCTGGTGTAGAGGATGTTTCGGCGCGCGACATTTAGCGAGAATGGTGCGCAACGAGCCGCCAGAGTACGGAGTCTGCGTGGACCCTACCTCTGCTCGTCCTGCCGGTCTATGCGTCCGCGATGAACCCCAGTACCAAAACTTGGACGAGCTGCGAAAGCGTCCCGAGTACGCTAACTTAGACGAGATCAGCCGCGAGTACGGATACCGCCTCTGTCCGGAGGGTCAGAACCTCGAGGACGAGGCGATCTATGAAAACATTTTGTCAGTGCGTCAAATTCGTTCCGCGGAAGTGCGTTTAGTGCCGGTGTCCGAAGTACCATACTACGAAGGTCAAGGTTACGTGGCGACTCAAGTTCTCAGCAGAAATGGAACCTTCCCGCAGTGTCCGCCGCACACATGGAGCCGGCTTCAACACGCCGGCAGGATGACGGGATCGTTGAGGCTGTTCACT GCAAAGCGGGAGATGTACGATGTCAAAAAGCAGAGGCTGTGTCTAGCTCAAGACGAGTACAAGCACCTAAATAATGCCCTGTCCACCCTCGCTGCATCAAGAACAAGCC TGTGTTCATCAACAACATCCGTGACGACTACATCAACGACGTCACGTCACGATCCCGAACTACTTCGGTCTGAGGTCACTCAAGCGCGCGGTAGAGTCGCGCAGTTGAGGAAGGAGCTGAGACAGGCCAGGGCAGAGGTGGCGTGTGCCAGGAGAGGGGTTGACACGCTTGCTGA AGTGGAGCAAAAATTGAGCTCTCAGCAAGGATGTTATAATATAACCGAAGCTCAAGCGATAATGACCGAATTGAAGAACGTTCAGAAATCTCTTACCTCAGGTGAAAAAGAGCGGGCTGATCTTATGCAATCGCTGGCTAAGTTGAAAGATGATTTAACGAGGCTGCAATTAGCGGACGCTTCGCCCGATCTCTCAACACTGAGCTTACCCCAGGAGAAATTGAGCACTGCCTCCCAAACTGATTTATGTGCGGACTTAGTCCCTATTGGCACAAGACTAGCGGAAATGGCGCGGGTTCGCCTACAATACGATGAAGCTAGAAAACGGATACAGCAAATCCAGCAACAGCTTGCTGATCTGGAGGACAAAGTCCAACCGGGTCAAGCGGAATCTGATAAAGATCGACTTCTACTTTTTCAAGAGAAAGAGCAGCTCTTACGTGAACTGAGGAGTATAACTCCGAGGACGAGATCGAAACAAGAAATGAGTGATATCCAATCAGAATGCAAGAGATTAGAACAAGATTTGAAGAATGCGTTCGAAATGTCGAATAAATGCATAGCGGACAGGTTGAGGCTACACGAAGAGAAACAGTTATTGTTGCAGCAGCTTAAGGATGCATTGACGTCTATGACGACTTTGGAGGGACAGTTGAAGACGTTGTCAGCGTCTACTTTGTCCGTATCCAGTAGTTCGAGCCTAGGGTCCCTTTCTACGGCGAGTAGTAAAGGGTCATTGAGTTCGGGTATCAGTTTTACAGACATTTACGGTGGGCCGCAGATAGCAAGTACCTTTCAAGCCGACAAACCTATTGATATGGTGGATCTACATAGACGAGTGGAAAG ATTACTTCGCGGAGCGAGCTTCCCAGACAGTGCTACTCCGGGGGCCAGTAGTTCACCATCTCAACCTTCTTTATCACCAAGGAGCAGTTTATCATCAGCCAgtccaccaccaccaccaccatctTATAATCAG GTGGAGAGGCAAAGACGACAGCAAAGAGAGCTCGAAGAGAAACTCGCTGAAATGAGGATAGGCGTCGCCACGGGACTTAACGAAGTCACTGGGCTGTCTACAA TTCCTGTGCAACTCCAAGGTCCTGGACGACCCTGTGAGCCTCTATCCCCCATTTCGGAAACACCCCCGCCACCGCTCTCACCGAGAACTCCGTCATCTAGTG GTACGAACACTAGATCAGTATCGGCAGCAGTGAGCGACGAGTCGGTGGCCGGCGACTCCGGTGTATTCGAAGCCGCGCAAGCTGGAGACGCAGCTAATGCTG TGAACAGTGCACAAATTGAGATCAAATTGCGCTACTGTTCCGACGAGAGTGCGCTCGAAATCGGCATCCTGCGAGCTAGGAATCTTCACGCTTTGTACATCGATATGGAAACCGAAGT GGCAGTCCGAGGCGCGCTCGTAATGGGTGGTGGCGGAGGTATCGCCTTCAGTACCACCGCCTTAGCATGGCGGGGTGCCACTCTGCTGTGGAGGAAAAACCAGAGAGCATCTCTGGGACCCAGGGCGTTGAGGGCTGCAACGCTACAGCTGAATTTAGCTGCAGGAGCCGAATGCTTG GGTTGCACGCAAGTCAGCTTAGCGGACTTCGACCCGGATACCGTGTCCCAGAAATGGTACAATGTGTTGAGTTTTAGAAGCATGAGACGAGACGAGAGCTCCGACGAATCCACTGTCATTAGTTCGCAGACCTCAACCCTCACGAGGAACAGAG GACCAGAGAGCATGACCAGTGCGGAATGTAACGTGGACTGTGAGAACTCTGCCTCCGAAGACGAGGAGTCAAGGGAACCTTTAAATCAG ATCGTTGAAGAGGATTCGTTCGAAGATTACATTCCTGAAGAGGAGATAACTTTGGAGGACGAGTACTTACACCCCGCAACCGCCGAGAAGGAGACGAATACCGAGTGCAATTTCTGTCCTGAGGGAGCGAGACAGCTGCATCGACG caAAAGTCAACAAGTTAGCTCAAACCCTGAAGAGTCGCTCGCGACTATAAAACGATCTCAAACGTTCTCGCCTCAACCTCAGAGCATCAGCAAAGGCCAGTACATTTGCAG ATTAAACCGATCTGAGTCTGACTCGTCCATGGCGCAGTACGCGCGTAGGGGTGCGCTGCAACCCCCGCCTGTGGGCATTCCCTTCGACAGAAGCGTTCGAGAGAGGAGGTCTTTGAGGTGTGtactatttaagatattttataattttattttttttattttattttataaggatcTCCAACGTTATTACACAAAAAACTTACACTAA
- the LOC124537790 gene encoding protein kibra isoform X2, protein MCPLRRALTMWSQPPPPEPELEPTFRARAASVDTHTWCRGCFGARHLARMVRNEPPEYGVCVDPTSARPAGLCVRDEPQYQNLDELRKRPEYANLDEISREYGYRLCPEGQNLEDEAIYENILSVRQIRSAEVRLVPVSEVPYYEGQGYVATQVLSRNGTFPQCPPHTWSRLQHAGRMTGSLRLFTAKREMYDVKKQRLCLAQDEYKHLNNALSTLAASRTSLCSSTTSVTTTSTTSRHDPELLRSEVTQARGRVAQLRKELRQARAEVACARRGVDTLAEVEQKLSSQQGCYNITEAQAIMTELKNVQKSLTSGEKERADLMQSLAKLKDDLTRLQLADASPDLSTLSLPQEKLSTASQTDLCADLVPIGTRLAEMARVRLQYDEARKRIQQIQQQLADLEDKVQPGQAESDKDRLLLFQEKEQLLRELRSITPRTRSKQEMSDIQSECKRLEQDLKNAFEMSNKCIADRLRLHEEKQLLLQQLKDALTSMTTLEGQLKTLSASTLSVSSSSSLGSLSTASSKGSLSSGISFTDIYGGPQIASTFQADKPIDMVDLHRRVERLLRGASFPDSATPGASSSPSQPSLSPRSSLSSASPPPPPPSYNQVERQRRQQRELEEKLAEMRIGVATGLNEVTGLSTIPVQLQGPGRPCEPLSPISETPPPPLSPRTPSSSGTNTRSVSAAVSDESVAGDSGVFEAAQAGDAANAVNSAQIEIKLRYCSDESALEIGILRARNLHALYIDMETEVAVRGALVMGGGGGIAFSTTALAWRGATLLWRKNQRASLGPRALRAATLQLNLAAGAECLGCTQVSLADFDPDTVSQKWYNVLSFRSMRRDESSDESTVISSQTSTLTRNRGPESMTSAECNVDCENSASEDEESREPLNQIVEEDSFEDYIPEEEITLEDEYLHPATAEKETNTECNFCPEGARQLHRRYLMRREADGKPHVDMALEK, encoded by the exons ATGTGTCCGTTGCGGCGGGCGCTCACTATGTGGTCCCAGCCGCCGCCTCCCGAGCCGGAGCTCGAGCCAACCTTCCGCGCCCGTGCCGCTTCCGTCGATACTCACACCTGGTGTAGAGGATGTTTCGGCGCGCGACATTTAGCGAGAATGGTGCGCAACGAGCCGCCAGAGTACGGAGTCTGCGTGGACCCTACCTCTGCTCGTCCTGCCGGTCTATGCGTCCGCGATGAACCCCAGTACCAAAACTTGGACGAGCTGCGAAAGCGTCCCGAGTACGCTAACTTAGACGAGATCAGCCGCGAGTACGGATACCGCCTCTGTCCGGAGGGTCAGAACCTCGAGGACGAGGCGATCTATGAAAACATTTTGTCAGTGCGTCAAATTCGTTCCGCGGAAGTGCGTTTAGTGCCGGTGTCCGAAGTACCATACTACGAAGGTCAAGGTTACGTGGCGACTCAAGTTCTCAGCAGAAATGGAACCTTCCCGCAGTGTCCGCCGCACACATGGAGCCGGCTTCAACACGCCGGCAGGATGACGGGATCGTTGAGGCTGTTCACT GCAAAGCGGGAGATGTACGATGTCAAAAAGCAGAGGCTGTGTCTAGCTCAAGACGAGTACAAGCACCTAAATAATGCCCTGTCCACCCTCGCTGCATCAAGAACAAGCC TGTGTTCATCAACAACATCCGTGACGACTACATCAACGACGTCACGTCACGATCCCGAACTACTTCGGTCTGAGGTCACTCAAGCGCGCGGTAGAGTCGCGCAGTTGAGGAAGGAGCTGAGACAGGCCAGGGCAGAGGTGGCGTGTGCCAGGAGAGGGGTTGACACGCTTGCTGA AGTGGAGCAAAAATTGAGCTCTCAGCAAGGATGTTATAATATAACCGAAGCTCAAGCGATAATGACCGAATTGAAGAACGTTCAGAAATCTCTTACCTCAGGTGAAAAAGAGCGGGCTGATCTTATGCAATCGCTGGCTAAGTTGAAAGATGATTTAACGAGGCTGCAATTAGCGGACGCTTCGCCCGATCTCTCAACACTGAGCTTACCCCAGGAGAAATTGAGCACTGCCTCCCAAACTGATTTATGTGCGGACTTAGTCCCTATTGGCACAAGACTAGCGGAAATGGCGCGGGTTCGCCTACAATACGATGAAGCTAGAAAACGGATACAGCAAATCCAGCAACAGCTTGCTGATCTGGAGGACAAAGTCCAACCGGGTCAAGCGGAATCTGATAAAGATCGACTTCTACTTTTTCAAGAGAAAGAGCAGCTCTTACGTGAACTGAGGAGTATAACTCCGAGGACGAGATCGAAACAAGAAATGAGTGATATCCAATCAGAATGCAAGAGATTAGAACAAGATTTGAAGAATGCGTTCGAAATGTCGAATAAATGCATAGCGGACAGGTTGAGGCTACACGAAGAGAAACAGTTATTGTTGCAGCAGCTTAAGGATGCATTGACGTCTATGACGACTTTGGAGGGACAGTTGAAGACGTTGTCAGCGTCTACTTTGTCCGTATCCAGTAGTTCGAGCCTAGGGTCCCTTTCTACGGCGAGTAGTAAAGGGTCATTGAGTTCGGGTATCAGTTTTACAGACATTTACGGTGGGCCGCAGATAGCAAGTACCTTTCAAGCCGACAAACCTATTGATATGGTGGATCTACATAGACGAGTGGAAAG ATTACTTCGCGGAGCGAGCTTCCCAGACAGTGCTACTCCGGGGGCCAGTAGTTCACCATCTCAACCTTCTTTATCACCAAGGAGCAGTTTATCATCAGCCAgtccaccaccaccaccaccatctTATAATCAG GTGGAGAGGCAAAGACGACAGCAAAGAGAGCTCGAAGAGAAACTCGCTGAAATGAGGATAGGCGTCGCCACGGGACTTAACGAAGTCACTGGGCTGTCTACAA TTCCTGTGCAACTCCAAGGTCCTGGACGACCCTGTGAGCCTCTATCCCCCATTTCGGAAACACCCCCGCCACCGCTCTCACCGAGAACTCCGTCATCTAGTG GTACGAACACTAGATCAGTATCGGCAGCAGTGAGCGACGAGTCGGTGGCCGGCGACTCCGGTGTATTCGAAGCCGCGCAAGCTGGAGACGCAGCTAATGCTG TGAACAGTGCACAAATTGAGATCAAATTGCGCTACTGTTCCGACGAGAGTGCGCTCGAAATCGGCATCCTGCGAGCTAGGAATCTTCACGCTTTGTACATCGATATGGAAACCGAAGT GGCAGTCCGAGGCGCGCTCGTAATGGGTGGTGGCGGAGGTATCGCCTTCAGTACCACCGCCTTAGCATGGCGGGGTGCCACTCTGCTGTGGAGGAAAAACCAGAGAGCATCTCTGGGACCCAGGGCGTTGAGGGCTGCAACGCTACAGCTGAATTTAGCTGCAGGAGCCGAATGCTTG GGTTGCACGCAAGTCAGCTTAGCGGACTTCGACCCGGATACCGTGTCCCAGAAATGGTACAATGTGTTGAGTTTTAGAAGCATGAGACGAGACGAGAGCTCCGACGAATCCACTGTCATTAGTTCGCAGACCTCAACCCTCACGAGGAACAGAG GACCAGAGAGCATGACCAGTGCGGAATGTAACGTGGACTGTGAGAACTCTGCCTCCGAAGACGAGGAGTCAAGGGAACCTTTAAATCAG ATCGTTGAAGAGGATTCGTTCGAAGATTACATTCCTGAAGAGGAGATAACTTTGGAGGACGAGTACTTACACCCCGCAACCGCCGAGAAGGAGACGAATACCGAGTGCAATTTCTGTCCTGAGGGAGCGAGACAGCTGCATCGACG ATACTTAATGAGGCGGGAAGCCGACGGCAAGCCTCACGTGGATATGGCCTTAGAGAAATAG
- the LOC124537790 gene encoding protein kibra isoform X3 produces MPRRRNGEIPLPDGWDYARDFDGKLYFIDHNNRKTTWIDPRDRYTKPQTFADCIGNELPLGWEEAYDPQIGPYYINHVNQVTQLEDPRLEWLSIQEAMLRDYLHTAQEALEAKREMYDVKKQRLCLAQDEYKHLNNALSTLAASRTSLCSSTTSVTTTSTTSRHDPELLRSEVTQARGRVAQLRKELRQARAEVACARRGVDTLAEVEQKLSSQQGCYNITEAQAIMTELKNVQKSLTSGEKERADLMQSLAKLKDDLTRLQLADASPDLSTLSLPQEKLSTASQTDLCADLVPIGTRLAEMARVRLQYDEARKRIQQIQQQLADLEDKVQPGQAESDKDRLLLFQEKEQLLRELRSITPRTRSKQEMSDIQSECKRLEQDLKNAFEMSNKCIADRLRLHEEKQLLLQQLKDALTSMTTLEGQLKTLSASTLSVSSSSSLGSLSTASSKGSLSSGISFTDIYGGPQIASTFQADKPIDMVDLHRRVERLLRGASFPDSATPGASSSPSQPSLSPRSSLSSASPPPPPPSYNQVERQRRQQRELEEKLAEMRIGVATGLNEVTGLSTIPVQLQGPGRPCEPLSPISETPPPPLSPRTPSSSGTNTRSVSAAVSDESVAGDSGVFEAAQAGDAANAVNSAQIEIKLRYCSDESALEIGILRARNLHALYIDMETEVAVRGALVMGGGGGIAFSTTALAWRGATLLWRKNQRASLGPRALRAATLQLNLAAGAECLGCTQVSLADFDPDTVSQKWYNVLSFRSMRRDESSDESTVISSQTSTLTRNRGPESMTSAECNVDCENSASEDEESREPLNQIVEEDSFEDYIPEEEITLEDEYLHPATAEKETNTECNFCPEGARQLHRRKSQQVSSNPEESLATIKRSQTFSPQPQSISKGQYICRLNRSESDSSMAQYARRGALQPPPVGIPFDRSVRERRSLRWGRSGAARRGAARSRSARTSLDLSLDLRAQHSRLTDLRHEIAHLTHLKKRLEEACAHGDPAVAAWVAEDETLRRLISAPVESGDRVSRLFHRTCREIYRLRKSRQGGRKPDLVTFKEKMAFFTRAKSTVPVLPDEEGDLSEDDWEELEERRTPDGRSSKTSYELRREPASSQTDSRDQVTQVIECKNPCIPEPFNLTIHEDKNEEKNEAKTEDVRYDFVVDRVLGVQV; encoded by the exons GCAAAGCGGGAGATGTACGATGTCAAAAAGCAGAGGCTGTGTCTAGCTCAAGACGAGTACAAGCACCTAAATAATGCCCTGTCCACCCTCGCTGCATCAAGAACAAGCC TGTGTTCATCAACAACATCCGTGACGACTACATCAACGACGTCACGTCACGATCCCGAACTACTTCGGTCTGAGGTCACTCAAGCGCGCGGTAGAGTCGCGCAGTTGAGGAAGGAGCTGAGACAGGCCAGGGCAGAGGTGGCGTGTGCCAGGAGAGGGGTTGACACGCTTGCTGA AGTGGAGCAAAAATTGAGCTCTCAGCAAGGATGTTATAATATAACCGAAGCTCAAGCGATAATGACCGAATTGAAGAACGTTCAGAAATCTCTTACCTCAGGTGAAAAAGAGCGGGCTGATCTTATGCAATCGCTGGCTAAGTTGAAAGATGATTTAACGAGGCTGCAATTAGCGGACGCTTCGCCCGATCTCTCAACACTGAGCTTACCCCAGGAGAAATTGAGCACTGCCTCCCAAACTGATTTATGTGCGGACTTAGTCCCTATTGGCACAAGACTAGCGGAAATGGCGCGGGTTCGCCTACAATACGATGAAGCTAGAAAACGGATACAGCAAATCCAGCAACAGCTTGCTGATCTGGAGGACAAAGTCCAACCGGGTCAAGCGGAATCTGATAAAGATCGACTTCTACTTTTTCAAGAGAAAGAGCAGCTCTTACGTGAACTGAGGAGTATAACTCCGAGGACGAGATCGAAACAAGAAATGAGTGATATCCAATCAGAATGCAAGAGATTAGAACAAGATTTGAAGAATGCGTTCGAAATGTCGAATAAATGCATAGCGGACAGGTTGAGGCTACACGAAGAGAAACAGTTATTGTTGCAGCAGCTTAAGGATGCATTGACGTCTATGACGACTTTGGAGGGACAGTTGAAGACGTTGTCAGCGTCTACTTTGTCCGTATCCAGTAGTTCGAGCCTAGGGTCCCTTTCTACGGCGAGTAGTAAAGGGTCATTGAGTTCGGGTATCAGTTTTACAGACATTTACGGTGGGCCGCAGATAGCAAGTACCTTTCAAGCCGACAAACCTATTGATATGGTGGATCTACATAGACGAGTGGAAAG ATTACTTCGCGGAGCGAGCTTCCCAGACAGTGCTACTCCGGGGGCCAGTAGTTCACCATCTCAACCTTCTTTATCACCAAGGAGCAGTTTATCATCAGCCAgtccaccaccaccaccaccatctTATAATCAG GTGGAGAGGCAAAGACGACAGCAAAGAGAGCTCGAAGAGAAACTCGCTGAAATGAGGATAGGCGTCGCCACGGGACTTAACGAAGTCACTGGGCTGTCTACAA TTCCTGTGCAACTCCAAGGTCCTGGACGACCCTGTGAGCCTCTATCCCCCATTTCGGAAACACCCCCGCCACCGCTCTCACCGAGAACTCCGTCATCTAGTG GTACGAACACTAGATCAGTATCGGCAGCAGTGAGCGACGAGTCGGTGGCCGGCGACTCCGGTGTATTCGAAGCCGCGCAAGCTGGAGACGCAGCTAATGCTG TGAACAGTGCACAAATTGAGATCAAATTGCGCTACTGTTCCGACGAGAGTGCGCTCGAAATCGGCATCCTGCGAGCTAGGAATCTTCACGCTTTGTACATCGATATGGAAACCGAAGT GGCAGTCCGAGGCGCGCTCGTAATGGGTGGTGGCGGAGGTATCGCCTTCAGTACCACCGCCTTAGCATGGCGGGGTGCCACTCTGCTGTGGAGGAAAAACCAGAGAGCATCTCTGGGACCCAGGGCGTTGAGGGCTGCAACGCTACAGCTGAATTTAGCTGCAGGAGCCGAATGCTTG GGTTGCACGCAAGTCAGCTTAGCGGACTTCGACCCGGATACCGTGTCCCAGAAATGGTACAATGTGTTGAGTTTTAGAAGCATGAGACGAGACGAGAGCTCCGACGAATCCACTGTCATTAGTTCGCAGACCTCAACCCTCACGAGGAACAGAG GACCAGAGAGCATGACCAGTGCGGAATGTAACGTGGACTGTGAGAACTCTGCCTCCGAAGACGAGGAGTCAAGGGAACCTTTAAATCAG ATCGTTGAAGAGGATTCGTTCGAAGATTACATTCCTGAAGAGGAGATAACTTTGGAGGACGAGTACTTACACCCCGCAACCGCCGAGAAGGAGACGAATACCGAGTGCAATTTCTGTCCTGAGGGAGCGAGACAGCTGCATCGACG caAAAGTCAACAAGTTAGCTCAAACCCTGAAGAGTCGCTCGCGACTATAAAACGATCTCAAACGTTCTCGCCTCAACCTCAGAGCATCAGCAAAGGCCAGTACATTTGCAG ATTAAACCGATCTGAGTCTGACTCGTCCATGGCGCAGTACGCGCGTAGGGGTGCGCTGCAACCCCCGCCTGTGGGCATTCCCTTCGACAGAAGCGTTCGAGAGAGGAGGTCTTTGAG ATGGGGCCgcagcggcgcggcgcggcgcggggcgGCGCGCAGTCGCTCGGCGCGCACGTCACTTGACCTGTCGCTCGACCTGCGCGCGCAGCACTCGCGCCTCACCGACCTGCGCCACGAGATCGCGCACCTCACGCACCTCAAGAAGag ATTAGAAGAAGCTTGCGCTCATGGCGACCCGGCCGTTGCCGCGTGGGTGGCGGAAGACGAAACTCTTCGGAGGCTAATCTCAGCGCCGGTGGAGTCTGGAGACAGAGTGTCCAGACTGTTCCATCGTACGTGTAGAGAGATATATCGGCTACGGAAGTCCAGGCAGGGAGGAAGGAAACCGGATTTGGTGACTTTCAA AGAAAAGATGGCATTCTTCACGCGCGCCAAATCAACGGTACCAGTTCTACCCGACGAGGAAGGCGACCTGTCTGAAGACGATTGGGAAGAACTCGAAGAGAGACGGACCCCGGACGGGAGATCGTCGAAAACCTCATACGAACTACGCAGGGAGCCAGCCAGCAGCCAGACCGATAGCCGAGACCAAGTGACCCAGGTCATCGAATGCAAAAACCCGTGCATACCTGAACCGTTTAACTTGACTATCCATGAAGATAAGAATGAGGAAAAGAACGAAGCCAAGACTGAGGATGTGAGGTACGACTTTGTTGTTGACAGAGTCCTAGGTGTTCAAGTTTGA